The following DNA comes from Alnus glutinosa chromosome 6, dhAlnGlut1.1, whole genome shotgun sequence.
GCTCATAGCTCCATTTCTATACCTTTAACTCTTTGTAGTTGGCAATGGGCTAGCTTGTGCAATTTAAAATAGACATCAATTAACACtcagctttatttatttaaagagaGGGAATAAAGCAAAGAGGgttaaattattttatctatttgattaataattaaagaagaaaacaaatattttggtacgtagacccaaaagaaaaatatttcttttttcttttttttggtaccCATTAAAAACCCACTActacaaagtaaaagaaataaaaaataattatatatcctctcttttttttccctataaaaaTATTAGTTCAGGGATGGTTCAAGATAAATTAGGATCTAATAAGACGAGAAATTTAAATAAGGTCTTTTTTAattagaattaatatatatatatatatatatatatatatatatatatatatatatatatatatatatatatatatatcattattttgatagatatttccattaatttttttaaggcaAAATACTAGGCTATTTTCCGTGATGTTCGATCTTCACGATAACAAtactttttaataatatatactcTTTTTCAAAGATCTttttcattgttaatttattctTCAAGATTGTTaccaattttcttattttttttgtaattttattttaaattaacccAAGTATTCGTGTTAGTAGTATGATCACTATCAGTTGCCTGACTTTTAATTTCAGAAAGATTTTTCCAATCTCTAGTTAATTTCATTAGCTAGTTGGCTTGTGTTAgattttgaattaaataatttgtaatgaaaaaaagaagaagattttttaTCGAAATCTTTCAATACTAACTATATATCTTCTATTATGTTTTTCTCCATTAATTGGtaatttatgaatataatatatTGTAAAGAAATGTCTATTAACATCTTTAGGAAAATTTGAATCACTATCTCTAGCTAGACCTTATCTAATCTCTTAATTTTGtatcaatattttttcattGATGTTGACTATTAAGATTTgtaaaaatttcatattttcttaAGACTAAACTTAAGACAAAAATAGTATAAAACACATGACTAaacttaaataattaattagtatcTTATCATCCTTAATTAACAATGCTATTTTTATATTAGGGtcttttaatgctatttctttttataataattttttttattaaacttttAATACTATTTTTAAGAGTTCTTGTTTCTGAGGGTATGCCATTTGGTTAGTTAAAACTGATTGGCAtctaaaatttaaatagaaCCCCCCTCTCAAAAAGCTCACATCCATCCTCAATCTATAATAGACTTGAGCTTTAGTACCTCACCAAAATTTGTAGAGGCACGGTAGCTCAATCCAAAaatttctccctctctcttttatAGTCCTTACCAAGTAATTAGGACTTATAAGTATATCTTTAGATTACTATCTCTAGGAGTGGGTAAAACCTGCACAAACCCGCACTACTTGACTCGTCCGCCCCGCCCCAGGAAAGCCAGATTTTAGGTTTAAAATTGCGGATCCTGGTACAAAATCGGACTAttcgtgcggggcggggcgggtcatgggtataacatttttaaaatcttGGGTACCCGCCTTGACCCGCAAGTCTAATACTAAAAGacctaaaaaaaaccctaaacaaccCACTCCTAAAAAACACCCTAAACTACCTCTACCTTGTCCTTGTGCCGCTCACCCCCTCAAGAGTCAATACCCAGACGATATACGATTTTCATTCACATCTCATGGTCTCACCTTTCAGTGCTTTCACCCGCGCATCTTCAGAGCTCTGAAACCTTCACTCTTGTGCCTTGCAGTTGCAGAATCAATTGAAGCCTTGGCGCTTGAGCTTCGCATCTATAGAGAGGTAAGCTATTTCTTAGCTATAAATAAGCAGCTACTTCTTTGCTATTGAGCAGTAAtccctatttattttagatATTTGTTCAACGAGAACGAAAGAAAACCACAAAGAAGAGGTGGGtgtagtaaaggattgaagacCTTATGTTCGAGATCAACCGAATTAGCTTCTAGAGACTCGGCCTCTGTTCTCGTGAGCTAGGTTTAATTTAATAGATAAGGCTAAGTGTTAATAGATCAGTTCTGTCTCTGAGACCGCTGAGTAGTCGTAGATCACTCGAACCCGCCCCACCCAACCCGTTCAACCCACCCTGCCCAACCTGAGACTCGGTGGATACCACTCACTGTAGCCGGGCCACGAGTAGGGTTTTTACAACCAGGAATGTGCGGCCGGGTGCCAAAATGGCCAGTACCAGGCCCGCCTCGACCCATGCCCACCCCTAACTCTCTCTATGTTATAGTCTTTACCAAGTAATTAGGACTATAAGTATGTCTTTACCTACCTCTCTCAAATTATTAGGAGCAGTCATGTAATAGTCTTTATctttgagatatgatacgtttataactCATATAAAATTCTCATAACTTAAAcaactcttttttaaaaaatcaaaaaaaaaaaaaaaaaatcattgatatGTAAGAcctacatgtaggaaaacagatctaatagttagtttgaaaaaaaaaaaattgttagaattgtataaaagttgtaaacatatcatatctctttaTCATTAAGTAAGAGTCCTAGCCCTAGTTCGAGTGGGACTATAAGTCCTAATCTTAGTGGGACTATAAATCTTAATTCTAGTCTATGTAACGACTCAGGAAAAAGCACTAACCagatctgcgctatcaccccaaaaggactagtcaatttagaattttcttagaatctcttataaagctcaatttcacttagtaactaggcaatgcgTGACTTAatacccatgagtatctttataaaccactcactctatatgagctattcatctcttcccaatatgggaccggggtgttacaatctAAGTCAGGGTTGTAACCTCTATTTAAGTACAGTATTGGAATAAAATTAGACAAAGAATTATTCAGCAAATCAGCGCTTACGATATGAGGTCTAAGTTCTCTCTAAGAACCTACCCAAATTATCTCGTTACGAACTTAATATTTATGTTCGTAACAACTTGCTTCAGAGCCAATCATGGTTTCACCATCTTCCAATTCTGATTGGAGGCTTGATCGTTTCGAGGCAAAGTTTGATTCAGAGATGCGTGGGTTAAGAAGAAGTTAATTCCTGCCTTGAACTTACATTTGGATAAATTGATGCGTGAGCAACCAACAGTACCATCTCCACGCCTATCACAACCAAAAGCACCCAACTACCCACTCCACGCGTTGAAAATCCACCgccaacacaaaaaaaaaaaaaatcacataaattCAACTTGTCACCACTTGAAATCAAAGCACCCAAAACCCACCTGATACAACCAGTACCCCTTGGCCCAATGGTAGCACCACTGTTTTTTTACCAAACCAACACCGATCTAGCCGGTTGCAAGGGAGTACAATGACCAGAGGCCACAACATTTGCATGTGTCGAATTTTTATCGGGCATAGAGGGTGACCCAAGCAAAGCTTGTTGCAAGGAGGGCGcttgttaaaaaaagaagatatctAAATCACAAAACGGCCACCATGGAAGCATTTGAAATGCTTAGAACCCAAAGTTGTATCCATGCAAGTCACTCATTGCTTTTTGAAATTTGCCTTTGAGAACAATGACATTTTTAAGGGGGGAAGAATGTTACAATCCTCCTCTCACTTCCAAGCATAAGACTTAAGTCGTGCTCTCCTTCCTCAAGTCTGCGCAGAACCCCCACACCATCCTTGACATATGTTGTGCTATGAATGGTCCCTATCGATTACCACATCCTCAACCTCCATAGCAACGTTTGGCCGTTGACACGAGTTTTTGTATGTTGGGGATTTTGAAGCTGGGTATCGGCGACATGCAGAAGTTGGAGTGGGAGCAGCTAGATGCAAAGATATGATGattgtatgagagagagagagagagagagtgaagtgaagattgaagaaggagaagagcgGCGCAAGGGGAGGCTGAAGCCtgtgaaaagaagagaaaaaataaagagaaagtcTAGAAGATAAGAGGTGTGCGGCGCTAGGGTTCAAAGTGAAGTGAAGCTATGATGAAAGGAATAGTCtagaaaaaatgataaaatgaagAGGCACGCTCAATTAGggggtttttttaatttttttcctttttttttttttaaaatgcggGGCGTTGCAGGTCCCTGGGGTTTTTAAACACCCTAACCCGCAACTCGCCCCGCACGGATATACCATTTTGGACCCATACCtgcaaaaaaatcaactaaaaaattcaaatttttgggGCGGGGCGAGGGATGTAGGTGGATgggtttttgcccacccctaaagAGAATTAATAATATGATGTATGGATGTAGAGTGCCTTTTAAAAGacattagtttttttatttctcagaAAAAAGTTATATGTTAACTTAAAATTTGGAAAAGCGAATATTCGTAATAATCTTAAGCTACGGCTTTAATGGCCTAACAACTCTAGCCGCCATATCAGTTTGTCATCAGactcaaaaaaatataaattaatgttGTCAATTCTTCgtataaacataaaattaatagtAAATTAACTAAAAACATTTGAAACTTTAAAGTATTTAATTGCTACACGAAACGATTCTTGGATTAACTTTTAAGCCAGCAAATTTGTAAATTGTAACTTCATGGTAATCAACCATCCATATTACACGGCACAAAAGCCAAatgcaaacatatatatatatatatatatatatatatatatatatataatgcaaatatttcatacaattaaatttgttgACGGCCACATGCAAGACAAGAAAACGATCATTGGAGTGGCACCCGTTGAAAACTCTCTCTATGAATGCTTGACTGTCTTAACCATAGGAGGCTTTTCGCCGGCCACTGGTCAATGCCACTCCGATGGTCATTTTCTTGTCTTACGGGCAGGGCTAGCTGAAGCCTTAGGCGGATTAGGCGGCCGGCTAAAACCCCCAATTTAATAAGACccctaattaaaaaatattactaaataattatttctaaaaaaaattaaaaagtaaggCCTTAATTACCATCATAAGGCCctaaattatggtaaaaataaaattaagaaaggcATTAATATAATCCAGGCCCCAATTACGAAATATTAATGgagatttattttcaaaactaaacaaaataaattgaagGCCTTTTCAAAATAGAATGAGATATGAAAAGTCTCTAAATTAAAGgccttagggtccgtttgggtttgcgatttcaaaaagtgcaatttaaaataacgattttaaaatgtgcgatttgaaaaaagtgattttttaaaaacgcagttaagcgtttggcaaaatcgcagtttagcctttaaaatcgcgaatttacctttaaaattctgcgttttcaaaaaagcaccatcttatctgcgatttgaaaaagcagattttctgtgttttcaaatcgcaatttttaaaaacgcagttcccaaacgatctatgttctgcgatttggtttaaaatcgcacttattatctacgaaatcgcaatcccaaacgcacccttaagtAATTACCAATGTTCAAAAAATTAAGTCCAACATTCAAAAAATAAGACTTAATTAAGTCTAATGTTCAAGAatcaaaatagaatgaaaataaaaatgcttaAAAGATGAAAGGTCTCGAAGTTTCCATTACAAATCATACTCTTTataagtttccatttttttacctcaatttccctattcaagtcaatcttattcaaatttgaattttcctcttcttctccattttcaatATTCCCCAATAACTTACTACTcaagtccttaaaatcatttcatatgattaatgaaaaaaaaaaaagaaaaaaaaaggttagttaccaaaaactcaatcaatcaattgcattaatttttttttattcgagTTTAGGAAATATCTTACATTAATTTGCTTTTCCGTGTGCAGGTTAAAAGTGTTAGATAATCCAATCTAAAACACGATATCTATTATGATATTGATGGCTTAGATTTATTTTCAGAACTAAAAGTTTTAACATAAGttttacaaaaagaagaaagtgaTCCAATTTacacattaaattatataaaaatacttgattctTTTCCTAATGCAAGTATCGCTTATAGAATTGTATTGACAATATATGTTACAGTTGCTTCGgcaaaaagaagtttttcataattaaaattagagtaatgatttattaccatttttttatacaacttttcaccactttgattatgtggcaaggtggttttccatcttattttatttttaaaactcaaaaagtagtaggagaccactttgccacataagcaaggtggtgaaaaattgtataaaaatgtcTCAATGAataattaatcttaaaattaataaaattatacctaaaatcaacaatgttataacttataagaaATATTAAATAGATTAGCCATATTATCGATCGAAAAGgaaatgttaaatatatatatatatatatatatatattataaaaaggttttataaatagtaACAATATCCTTTATTCCACAAGAGGCGCAAAAACCTGAACAGTCTCCTACCAACCAAGAGACAGGCAAGTAAAGCAAAGCTAATGGCAACCTAACAAGTATCcacaacaaaaatatataacgTAAAATAAACACAGAGctcagagagggagagagagagagagagcgagatcACCtacccctcccctcccctctctcACTGTTCGTTCTAGGTTTTCCTCTCACAGTCCCCTTTCTCTCGTTCTCACGGCCTCGACTTTCGGCCTCGCCAACCAATAATTCAATCTATCGCATACTCATTTCTTCAAACTTTCTTCCATTTTCAGCTCCCATTGGTTCATTCCGTCCAACCAATTCTCTTTCtcacaaaaaaaggaaaaagaaaagggatttGTGGATACCCCATCTGTTAAAAAccgaatctctctctcccaaatGATCTGGATTCGCTTAGAACCTTGAAAACAGTGGCTTTGGCTGTTCACTGAAACCCCAACGAAGATAGCATATTTGCAAGATTCTGATCAATGGGTAGGAGAGGCATGCAACTGTTCGATGATAAAAGAGATGGGTTTTTCTCGGTTTGTGATTTGGGCTCTCAGTGGAGCCTACAAGAAGGGTCATTTCACCCCGGAGGCTTATTCGCCAGCGTTGGTCAGGTCGGAATGGGTGCTTTCACGCCGAATCCTCCGGATTCCCGAGACAATGGCGGCGTGAAGGTACCGTACGCGGATTTGTGCGCCAAGTACATGTCCTCCCTGGAGGGGTTTCGGATAGTCGGGGTGCGGGAAGGGGAGGAGGGGGTTgtgacgaagaagaagaatggtgGTCTTAAGTTGAAGATTACGGTCTCAAATCCTTCGCTTAGGAGGTTGATAAGCGGCGCGGTAGCCGGGGCGGTATCTCGGACCGCAGTGGCGCCGTTGGAGACGATAAGGACGCATTTGATGGTTGGGAGTAGTGGGCATTCTACTACCGAGGTGTTCCACAATATCATGAACACCGACGGATGGAAGGGGTTGTTTAGGGGCAATTTGGTTAATGTAATTCGGGTTGCACCTAGCAAGGCGATAGAGGTACTAAAATGGATATCTAAtttagtgcctttttttttttggtttattatgAAGATTTTTTTGTgcttaattgattgcttggtttgcTTTTACTGTGTTTTTAACTCGGTTTACTTGGTTTGATTTAGATAAGGATTCTGTTGTTGGTTGGCTACGTTGCTTGTAGATTCTGCAACTatatgttcttttttgtttatgcCATGCAACCATAAACTTTAGGAACAAGTGGGGCATAAATGCTTACAGTAGCTTTTTTAACTTTCTAAACTTTAGTTTGTTTCCTTCATGTCATCAGTTTTCTTTTATATGACTCAGAGCATGAGAGTAAGACAATTGGATTGTGGTTGCGTTGCTCActgttttttttgttgtggttgCTTATTGACTTATTGCTAGATATGGATCCTGTTTTGGTGATTTCAGATGCCTTTTTTATGAGATAATTTAAGGATGTTTAAGTTCAGCTGGAAGTATACATTTGCATCCGTGGTAGCTTTTTGGCAAAAGGTTTGTGAAATGAAAATGGAGAGGCCATCATCTTTAGCATTTACCTATGCCTTGAAAATCGAAGATTTGTTAAAATTGGCTCTTTATCCGTGAAAGCTGCATCTAGTAAAACGTTGGAAGTACGCGTTAACAAGCATTCAAGAGAaacaattttgagaaaagaaaaaaaacaattttgagaAGTGAATTTATTGAGTGGACCACACTGCAACTGTAATagtttttagtaaaaaataaattaaaagttaaaggacCATATTTGGTGTCTTTTACTGACCTATCTCCAGAGTTTCTCCTTTacaattataagaatattttaaataaacgaCGTAAACCATTTTTCAGGACAGCAGACAAGAAAAGGAGCTCTAATGATCAATTTCTAGAAGTTTTTTGAACTCAAACCTAGGTATGTTGAACTTAAAGATATGCAAAAAGTTTCAGTTTTATTACAGGCATTTTGTGTAAGATTTGGAATAAAGTTTTGCAGCAGATGGGCTGGAAATTGCCCATGAGTAATGATGCTATATTATAGTAAGttgataatttaaaagaattctGCTTGAACTGAGATAGGCATTGTAGAGAAGAAAATTTGCTTTCATGGATGAAGCAACTGGATTTTGGTACCTGATTCTGCCCCTCTTTAAAAATGTTTGTTaaagtaaaatatgattttttatttatttattttttttatttgaacacacccatctagaaaaagaaaaaaaaattgcagatttATCTTCATCTCATGTAGCATCACTTGCAAGAAGTATGAAATGATTTTTAGTTCAATTTGGGCTGATCCCAAGTGTTATGTGCTTGACACTGTTTAAAAATTACAGTCATTGCTCAACTCCCCATTTCTTAAAGCAATCGATTATCTATGACAGGGTAGCTTGCTATTGCTCAATGACATCTCTGGCTCACTTGTGCTTTCATTTGGCTTAACACGTTTTTGCGTTAAGCGTTTTTGTTGTAGACTCTCAATGTCCATTTCATGTTTGTCACATTATTCACATTTCtacctgcaaaaaaaaaaaaaccatctttAGGTTCCCACTTTTTACCAGAAGATGTAGTAGTAACATCTGTTCAAAAGGTGTTTTTATGTGTATGTTTGCATTTTAGTAGTTATGATCGTTTCAAACTTGATATGTCATTAGTTTACCTTATCCAGAACAGGTGATGTATATAATATCACTGGTTATAGTTGcaaatcttttttcttgttcaaattttattatcatCCTTGCTTTTGAAGCTACTTTATGTTGACATCTAATTTGGCTTTATGTTTGACATTAAAAGGTCATTGTTGCTTTGAAGGTTGCCTTGTTTCCTCTGTCAGCTCCTGTGGCATGCGTATCTttgacaattttaaataaatgtacAAAATTAGGACTCAAGAGGActttgattgagtttccacatAGGTATAAGGTGGTAGTTTGGAAGGCTTGAtttcattttctgaaaattGGGATACCGACTTGTTTCTGGACACGATATCACTTATTATGAAACTGATGATATCTCAAGTGGCTCCATTGGcaattaatatttttctatgGCATTGGGATAATTACAAACCCAGGCCCTAATCAACTTTTGTGGTCAGCATAAACATTCATCTCACCTGCCTTAACGCTGTCCCCATAGCCTTGACTAAACCCTGACTTCAACATTACCAATACTGGAGAAGTAATTCTTAATGTCAATCTTATTATCTAACTCTCTTTACTGTAGAAATTATCATCTATGTCATTTTGAATATCCAACTCTCCTAAGAACAAGCTTGAGTCCCTCAGTGAAAATTGTTACTTTCCTCTTGTATAATAAACATTTTTGTAGAACTTTTGTTACTGGGAAAAGAAGACGAAAAAAGTAATCAGAGAAAGTCACATGGTGTTTATGTGAGGGTAGAAAGTATGGACAGTTGCAGTTGCACACTAACATGTGATCTGTTCTCCACTTTTAGAAGCATTAATTATATCTTGCATAATCGAGACTAAGATATTTCATCACTGAAGAGATGGCCCCTGACTTCCAATGTCATAACAAAAGCAATTGGTTACATTGAGTTTGCTACATAGGATTTGACTAgcttcttcaattcttttatcATTacatatagtttttcttttattaagccTGTTGAACCTGGTTGTGTTCCCTATTTCTTCTGAGTCTGAATTGGATGTGTCCAGAGAATAATTTTGCATGCACTTGGACACAGAGAAAGAGAGGTGTTTCATATATTTGTGTAGTGAACATCAATTGTAAATACTACATCCTCTAGTGGTACTTTGTATTGTCCTTCAAATAGGAAAGAAAATTAAGCTTTAAAACTCACCTCTATACATCAAGGCTATCTAATAAACATTTGACTTTGTAACTAATTTTTTGTGCTATTCTCTCTACCAGCTATTTGCTTACGATACAGTCAACAAGCAATTGTCACACAAACTTGGGGAACAGCCCAAACTCCCAATTCCTGCCTCGTTAGTTGCCGGGGCCTGTGCTGGAGTCAGCTCAACTTTGTGCACATATCCACTTGAGTTACTCAAGACCCGACTAACTGTAGAGGTACGCTTAGATTGAAAccagaaatcatatttttatctcctGCATAAATGCTGTAGTTAATTTAATGGTGGTCTGTTTTTTAGAGAGGCGTTTACAATGGTCTATTtgatgcatttttaaaaatactgaGAGAAGAGGGGCCTTCAGAACTCTACAGAGGCCTTACCCCTAGTCTTATTGGGGTAATTCCATATGCTGCAACCAACTACTTTGCCTATGACACATTAAGGAAAGCCTACCGTAAGATTTTCAAGCAAGAGAAGATCGGCAACATTGAAACCCTTTTGATTGGGTCGGCAGCCGGAGCTATTTCAAGTAGTGCGACTTTCCCGCTTGAGGTGGCTCGCAAGCACATGCAGGTGGGGGCTCTGAGTGGAAGGCGGATATACAAGAATGTGCTTCATGCACTTGCAAGCATATATGAACAAGAAGGGATCCTAGGTTTGTATAGAGGGCTGGGCCCTAGCTGCATGAAGTTGGTCCCTGCCGCCGGGATTTCTTTCATGTGCTATGAAGCATGCAAGAGGATACTGGTAGAGGATGATGAGGAAGCATAAGATAGGTTTTTTGGAAGTAACAAAAATTCACATACTGCGTCTCTTGGAGAAAAGAGGGGGAAGTGAGACTCCTTTTTCATGGGCACCAGGTTaacttaattttgttttgtttttgttatttttttttttttttcactccgcgactggattttttttatttttgtggctCAGTTCAAGGAGGTTTGTGAGGTTTTATATCTGATGTTTTTGGAAAATAAGAAATTCCAGTTTAGTGCCATCAATTTTCACCTTGGAGACCACTTTCTTCCTCGTGCCAGAACGTATCTTACTTGGTGCATTTCCTGCTTTAGCTGAAGGAATTTAGCATTTAGCAACCCTTTCATAGAAGTTAGGCAAGCATGTGCTTTTAGACCATTTGCTTTtatgcttggacagttggacgTACGTCATTTTGTCGTTATGGGTATTTGGATTTCAAGCTATTTACAGCAAATGTGAGTCCTTGCAGAATTGACCTGTCCGAAGTTCATTCAGACAGGTTGAAAATATCCAATCGCTTTCCTCAGCTTTTTAAATAGATAAAGGTTGGAGATTGTTTAGTACTGGCAGCTGAGCGTCAAGAGATGGCCACTGACACGGGACTATTTGACATCAATAATTAAGGTTAAATTAAGTAGAGCACAATGACATGGTTCGAGGTCGTCACCAAAGCTGACGCTAGCCAACGAAGCCAGGCCTTCCGTCAGATCAATACCAAGATAAAAATGACCACTCTGGATCGACAGACTGGGAGATCAACATAGTTGGACGCTCAACTAAGAGAAGGGCCCTAACATCCACACATCAGGGAAGAAGCAGAGCTAACaatttaacttttttgaaacaaatttgaattttgattagcAAAGCAAGGATATggtttacaaaaatacctagaaGAAATATGATGACAGCTGGTTAATTGAACAAAGCCAATCTAAGAAACACTATCATAGATGTCCAGGATAATaataacaattgaaaaaaaaaaaaactgtaacaGCAAGTAGACCAAGCTAATTGCAGAGAACATGTCACTTTAGTTCTGCTCTTCATATTCTGCGGCTTCCTCTAGAGCAGCAGCCATCAACTCGTCAAACTTCTCTGACTTCCCCAGCATTATTTCAATCTAACAAGACCACATGAAATCAGCCTCAAATGTAAAATTGCAGGAGAAACTATTTCATAAACGAATAATATGCAATTTGGTTACAAATGTGCTAAACCCCAACCCCACCCCACCTCCAGACAGAGATAGCTGCTGGTTTGACTGGCAGTCATCACTTTATGGTTAGGCAGATCCAACTATGAATGAGTATCAGACAGGGAATGCCAACCATGAAGTCATTGATACCGAAATAGTTGACCAAATCATTCATATCATTGCTTGGAATGTGACTAAATTATCACCAACCCCAGGAGAGTCGATGGTCAACTGAATAAGGGACTGAACCTCCATTCTCAAATATTTATAAGCGCCTGATTCACATATATAACAAGCTCttttttaaaaggtaaaatCGGGACTCACTCCTATAGAACCAGAACCTTATAATTGGGAATTTATCAAAAGTACAGCCATCTCATATTTGAGTTGGAGTACCACATCATCAAGAAGTGTACATATAAGAAGAAACTCTGCACATAACGCTTACTCCACTTCCATTAGAAAGGATTAGCCATTTGTCTGGACAATCTGAAAGATCTTATGGGCTGGAAATAAAGATATTGATGACCATGCAACTGACTTATCAGTAATGATGGTTCACCAATCAATAAACTATCAAGTCCAAAATTAAAATGTTATCAACATACCAATTGGAGTATGATcactttttcattaattaagcCAAAGTTTAGgttatgaattaaaaaaattacaaaatcgaCAATGTTTTCAATGTAGGTTATAATAGTGAAACATCATATAGCAAGGCTCTATCTAGATACACTAAAATAATTTGTGACATATCAAACACAATCTACCTTTGCTTTTTGAATGGGTCGACCCCCTGCATCCTCCCTCATGTCAACAGTGGAAGTCATGATCTCTGTATAAATAGTATTTCACCATAGTAATTTAAGGTTTCAGTATGTGATGGAAAGAAAAAGGGGTTTTGAGAAAGGAGCAAGAATCTCTGCGCTTCTAATGAACTGAGTTAcaattacttgtcaaaaaaa
Coding sequences within:
- the LOC133870418 gene encoding adenine nucleotide transporter BT1, chloroplastic/mitochondrial encodes the protein MGRRGMQLFDDKRDGFFSVCDLGSQWSLQEGSFHPGGLFASVGQVGMGAFTPNPPDSRDNGGVKVPYADLCAKYMSSLEGFRIVGVREGEEGVVTKKKNGGLKLKITVSNPSLRRLISGAVAGAVSRTAVAPLETIRTHLMVGSSGHSTTEVFHNIMNTDGWKGLFRGNLVNVIRVAPSKAIELFAYDTVNKQLSHKLGEQPKLPIPASLVAGACAGVSSTLCTYPLELLKTRLTVERGVYNGLFDAFLKILREEGPSELYRGLTPSLIGVIPYAATNYFAYDTLRKAYRKIFKQEKIGNIETLLIGSAAGAISSSATFPLEVARKHMQVGALSGRRIYKNVLHALASIYEQEGILGLYRGLGPSCMKLVPAAGISFMCYEACKRILVEDDEEA